A stretch of Salvelinus fontinalis isolate EN_2023a unplaced genomic scaffold, ASM2944872v1 scaffold_0484, whole genome shotgun sequence DNA encodes these proteins:
- the LOC129846227 gene encoding zinc finger protein 271-like produces MSSPSYSLPAKEEVCWTEKEGLWLNVVVKEEGEEEDVSVKGEEDAFRMKEEEEEAISITFKEEGEPFGVGEEAISIKEEEEDVWRDEEGEEEETEDLINTRERRDYRGSSGNPQQPHDADEAEKSLSTSELLQKHQQRPAGKKSHCCSDCGKRFTSSGIKIHQRTHTGEKPFSCVQCGKSFDQSCHLIQHQRTHTGEKPYSCDQCGKSFSQSGQLTVHQRTHTGEKPYSCGQCGKSFTTSSNLTTHQRTHTGEKSYSCDQCGKSFDQSGQLTVHQRIHTGEKPYSCGQCGKSFTTSGHLTLHQRTHTGEKPYSCDQCGKSFGHSGTLTLHQRIHTGEKPYSCGQCGKSFTQSTSLISHQRTHTGEKPYSCDQCGKSFTTSSNLTLHQRTHTGEKPYSCDQCGKSFCQSRDLTVHQRTHTGEKPYSCGQCGKRFTTSGSLTLHQRTHTGETPYSCGQCGKSFTTSSNLTLHQRTHTGETPYSCGQCGKSFTQSTSLISHQRIHTGEKPYSCGQCGKSFTTSGHLTLHQRIHTGEKPYSCGQCGKSFGRSGQLTLHQRIHTGEKPYSCGQCGKSFTTSGHLTIHQRIHTGEKPYICDQCGMSFTSSSQLTLHQRTHTGEKPYICDQCGMSFTTSSHLIRHQRTHTGEKPYSCNHCEKSFPTSGQLTSHQRTHTGEKSYSCDQCGKSFTRSSYLTVHQRTHSGEKSYSCDQR; encoded by the exons ATGAGCTCTCCAAGCTACTCCCTTCCTGCTaaagaagaggtctgctggacggagaaagagggCCTGTGGCTGAACGTTGTCGTgaaagaagagggggaagaggaggatgttTCCGTAAAAGGAGAGGAAGATGCTTTCAGaatgaaagaggaggaagaggaggctatcagTATCACGTTTAAAGAAGAGGGAGAACCTTTTGGAGTGGGAGAGGAGGCTATCTCaataaaagaggaggaagaagacgtTTGGAGAgacgaagagggagaggaagaggagactgaagatctgattaacacca gagagagacgggactatcgtggatcctctgggaatcctcaacaacctcatgatgctgacgaggcagagaagagtctctccacatcagaactcctccagaaacaccagcagagacccgcagggaagaaatctcattgctgctctgactgtgggaagagattcacctcatcaggcattaaaattcatcagagaacacacacaggagagaaaccatttagctgtgttcaatgtgggaaaagttttgATCAATCTTGCCATCTGAttcaacaccagagaacacacacaggagagaaaccttatagctgtgatcaatgtgggaagagttttagtcaatctggacagctgacagtgcaccagagaacacacacaggagagaagccttacagctgtggtcaatgtgggaagagttttactacatctagcaatctgactacacaccagagaacacacacaggagagaaatcttatagctgtgatcaatgtgggaagagttttgatcAATCTGGacagctgacagtgcaccagagaatacacacaggagagaagccttacagctgtggtcaatgtgggaagagttttactacatctggtcatctgactctacaccagagaacacacacaggagagaaaccttacagctgtgatcaatgtgggaagagttttggtcattcTGGCactctgactttacaccagagaatacacacaggagagaaaccttatagctgtggtcaatgtgggaagagttttactcagtcaaccagcctgatatcacaccagagaacacacacaggagagaaaccttatagctgtgatcaatgtgggaagagttttactacatctagcaatctgactctacaccagagaacacacacaggagagaaaccttatagctgtgatcaatgtgggaagagtttttgtcaatctagggatctgacagtgcaccagagaacacacacaggagagaaaccttatagctgtggtcaatgtgggaagcgttttactacatctggctctctgacattacaccagagaacacacacaggagagacaccttatagttgtggtcaatgtgggaagagttttactacatctagcaatctgactctacaccagagaacacacacaggagagacaccttatagctgtggtcaatgtgggaagagttttactcagtcaaccagcctgatatcacaccagagaatacacacaggagagaaaccttacagctgtggtcaatgtgggaagagttttactacatctggccatctgactctacaccagagaatacacacaggagagaaaccgtatagctgtggtcaatgtgggaagagttttggtcgatctggccagctgacattacaccagagaatacacacaggagagaaaccttacagctgtggtcaatgtgggaagagttttactacatctggtcatctgactatacaccagagaatacacacaggagagaagccttatatctgtgatcaatgtgggatgagttttacttcatctagccagctgactttacaccagagaacacacacaggagagaaaccttatatctgtgatcaatgtgggatgagttttactacatcaagccatctgattcgacaccagagaacacacacaggagagaaaccttatagttgtaatcattgtgagaagagttttcctacatctggccagctgacttcacaccagagaacacacacaggagagaaatcttatagctgtgatcaatgtgggaagagttttactagatctagctatctgacagtgcaccagagaacacactcaggagagaaatcgtatagctgtgaccagagataa
- the LOC129846226 gene encoding zinc finger protein with KRAB and SCAN domains 1-like, translated as MAAGERPDSPSDSRKSPSGEAGPEMPKPAKRHHCSHCGKSFIKLRNLKEHERTHTGEKPFQCSQCGRSFSQLGSLKIHKRIHSGEKPYRCSHCGITFTWLGSLKSHERIHTEEKSYHCSHCGKSFRWLEGLTKHERTHTGEKPYQCSHCGKSFTQLGNLKSHQRIHTQEEKTYHCSHCGKTFSQSDDLKSHERIERLCSDLCF; from the exons atgGCCGCTG gagaaagaccagactcTCCCTCTGACAGCAGGAAGAGTCCTTCAGGGGAAGCAGGCCCAGAGATGCCCAAACCAGCCAAACGACATCACTGCTCCCACTGCGGAAAGAGTTTTATTAAGTTACGAAACCTAAAAgagcatgagaggacacacacaggagaaaagcctttccaatgttcccagtgtggaagGAGTTTTAGTCAGTTAGGGAGCCTGAAAATACATAAGAGAATACactctggagagaagccttaccgcTGCTCCCACTGTGGAATTACTTTTACCTGGTTAGGAAGCCTGAAgtcacatgagagaatacacacagaagAAAAGTCCTACCACTGTTCCCACTGTGGAAAAAGTTTTAGGTGGTTAGAAGGCCTGACAaagcatgagaggacacacacaggagaaaagccctaCCAAtgctcccactgtggaaagagttttactcagttgGGGAACCTGAAATCACATCAGAGGATACATACACAGGAGGAGAAGACCTACCACTGCTCTCATTGTGGAAAGACATTTTCCCAGTCAGACGACCTGAAATCACATGAGAGAATAGAGAGGCTGTGTTCTGACTTATGTTTCTGA
- the LOC129846232 gene encoding putative nuclease HARBI1 codes for MVCNADCVISDVVAKWPGSVHDSRIFRASEIYQCLSQGEFSGVLLGDRGYGCQPFLLTPFTDPQEAQQAYNHAHARTRARVEMTFGLLKARFHCLHKLRVSPVRACDITVACAVLHNVACLRKERAPRVPPAMDWDNPAIFPDDDSGRLLRDQYVLNYFS; via the exons atggtctgcaatgctgactgtgtgatcagcgatgttgtggcaaaatggcctggctcagtccatgactccagaatctttcgggcctctgaaatctatcagtgcctatcacaag gtgaattctctggtgtgttgctgggagacagggggtatggctgccagccttttctcctgacacctttcacagacccccaggaagcacagcaggcctacaaccatgcccatgccaggaccagggccagagttgaaatgacctttggcctcctgaaggcacgctttcactgccttcacaaattaagggtcagccctgttagggcatgtgatattactgtggcttgtgctgtcctccacaatgtggcctgcctgaggaaggagagggcccccagagtgccaccagccatggactgggacaatccggcaatcttccctgatgacgacagtggtcggctgctgagggaccaatatgtgttgaattattttagttag